DNA from Rubripirellula lacrimiformis:
GTCGTAGGCGGCAACCCAGTCAGATCAAAATACAATCGCCGTACCAGCTTTCTCGCATCGGCAGGTTGCGATGGTCGAAGCCCCGCGCCATCGAGTCGCCGTAGCACAAATCGGTCGATCGGCCCCTTTGACCAATTGTCATCGGGCCGCAGCTCAGGTGCTTTCGTCTGTTCGAGTCGTTGAAATGCCCAGTGGATTTTGGCACGATCTAGTTTGGGATCCACGACGTTTGCGTCATCGGGCCAATGCGCGCCTTGGTCGATCCAGGCACGAAGCAGGCCGATCTGCTGTTCGGTCAGTGGCTTGTTTCCATCCGGCGGCATCATGCGGTCTTCGTCGCCCCCGGATACCAGTTCGATCAGCAGGCTATCGTCGCTGACGCCTGGCACGATCGCAGCTTCACTGTCTCCGCCCAGGATGGTTTTGGCCTGGATGCCCAGGTTCAGGCCGCCCTCTTCCGTAGTCCCCGCGTGACACTCATAACAGTTCTCTCGCAAGATCGGTTGAATCTGCCGTACGAAGTCCACCGGATTCGAACCTGTTGTCGGTGGTTGTGCGGCGGCACTGTTTTCAGCAGTGACGCCCGTGTCCTGCGCAAAGGCGATGCCGTTAAGCAATCCAAGGCCGATTGCCATCACCGCGATGCGGCGATCAAACGAAAGAATCAAAGGAAGGACCTTCATGCGTATTCGCTGAGAGGTGGGGAGGAACCAAGGCGGGAGCCAGCGAACCGCATGGGGTTCCGTGGTGAATGTCGCCTTTCCAACATAGGTGAACTGAGCCGCACAGCAATTCGCAAATGCGCAAATCAATTGCGATTTTTGCACTCCGTCAACTTAAGTCGGCCGGTTGCGTCGTCGGTATTCGCTAGGCGTGGTGCCAAAATGCTGGCCAAAGGCTTGGGACAACGACGCACCCGTCGCGAAGCCTGCTTCGGCTGCGATCGACGCGATCGGTTTGTCGGAATCGATCAGCAGTTGGCCAACATGGGCCATGCGAATTCGGCGAATTTCTTCGGCCGGGCTGCGATTGAGCTCCGCTCGAAAACGCTGCTCCAACCTTCTGCGAGAGATCGGAAACGTCTGCAGCAAGTCGGATACCGTCATGCCAAAAGGCGCCCGCTGGCGAATGTACCGCAATACTTCGGCGATTTCGTCGTCTGACATTGCGAGGACATCGGTGGAAAGCCGGCCCCGAACCTGAAGCGGTGGGATCAGAGTCGCGTGCTTCGCCGTGGCACCACCATTCATCATTCGCTGCAACATCTGTGCTGCGGTTTCACCGATCCGATGACTTGCCAGTTCGATCGCCGAAATCTGTGGTGAAGCTACATTGCACAGCAGATCATCATCGTCTCCGGACAGCACAGCCACTTCGCCGGGGATACGAATCGATTCTAGCGAACAGATCTCGACAAGTTGTCGTGCCGGGTAAGGATCGGCGGCAAAGATTCCCAATGGTCTCGGCAGAGTCGCCAGCCAACGACGCACGTTGGAATAGTTCGTCAACCAACCTGCGGCGTCGTCGCCGGTCGATTCGTACATCGCACATTCGTATCCGCCTGTCGCTACCGCGTCTGCGAAAGCGGTGGATCGCAGGTCCGAGTAACGGCCGATCGGGGGCGCATAGCACGCAAAGTGGGTGAGCCCACGATCGCGAAGGTGGTCAAAAGCCATTTTGCCGCGTGCAGCATCGTCGGTCGCGACGCGCGCCAACCAATCATATTTGGGAACCATGATGCCGACATCAACGACCGGTAGATTCAGGTTCTTCACATGACGGACCGAAGATGTGGTTCGCAGGGAAGCGATGATGCCGTCGCCGTTCCAAACCTTCGGTAACCGCAAGCGGCCCTGTGAGTCGCGCGGCGCGATTAGATTTGTCCAACCGCTTGAACGGCCGAACCTACAAACGGCTTCGACGACTTTTCGACCCCAGGAATCGTCGGTCTCGACAAGAATGCCCACATGTTGTGGTCGTTGGGTGGTCGTCACGGAGCATGATCCTATCAGAGGTGGTCAATGCGCAATAACGTAACAAAAGTGCGCAGCTGCGCAGGCACGCGGTGGTGAACTTAGGTAAAGTTCCCTGCAAGTCAGCTGCTGAAAATCTTGCTGA
Protein-coding regions in this window:
- a CDS encoding substrate-binding domain-containing protein — its product is MVPKYDWLARVATDDAARGKMAFDHLRDRGLTHFACYAPPIGRYSDLRSTAFADAVATGGYECAMYESTGDDAAGWLTNYSNVRRWLATLPRPLGIFAADPYPARQLVEICSLESIRIPGEVAVLSGDDDDLLCNVASPQISAIELASHRIGETAAQMLQRMMNGGATAKHATLIPPLQVRGRLSTDVLAMSDDEIAEVLRYIRQRAPFGMTVSDLLQTFPISRRRLEQRFRAELNRSPAEEIRRIRMAHVGQLLIDSDKPIASIAAEAGFATGASLSQAFGQHFGTTPSEYRRRNRPT